A single window of Anaerocolumna chitinilytica DNA harbors:
- a CDS encoding DUF58 domain-containing protein yields MGLIAAVLGAYFLYFLQKFLYRHWWNKNLTVELKINKNTAVEGNNLLLQETITNRKLLPLPILKVKFRTSKYLEFPGMENAAVTDNYYRNDILSLMMYQKVTRSLPFRCGHRGYFTVDRADIVCSDLFLSSEMVMDFSQNISFYVYPKTVNTPAFQQVFKTLSGAVLTKRFTNEDPFEFRSIREYQPYDALKSINWKASSKTGELKVNSYNYTSSFQVKLLLNMERETALRQEDLEEESIRIASTLTESFLAQGIPVSFQTNCRNINGELKEAIQAGSGIRHLDSINKTLSLLDTTHPSPPFVPYLEREYKAETNEYLIFLSTYQKDDFQELLCNMQNNKAEFFWIIPVNKDITATVREELKARTIVWDNSLN; encoded by the coding sequence ATGGGCCTTATTGCTGCTGTTCTGGGGGCATATTTTTTATACTTCCTTCAGAAATTCTTGTATCGGCATTGGTGGAACAAAAACCTTACTGTCGAATTAAAAATCAATAAAAATACTGCAGTTGAAGGAAATAATCTTCTTCTCCAGGAAACCATTACGAATCGTAAGTTACTGCCTCTTCCTATATTAAAGGTTAAATTCCGAACCTCAAAATATCTGGAGTTTCCCGGAATGGAAAATGCTGCTGTAACAGACAATTACTACCGCAACGATATCCTTTCACTTATGATGTATCAAAAAGTTACAAGGTCGCTTCCTTTTCGATGCGGGCACAGAGGGTATTTTACTGTAGACCGGGCAGATATTGTCTGCTCTGACCTATTTCTCTCTTCCGAAATGGTTATGGACTTTTCTCAGAATATTTCCTTTTATGTTTATCCAAAAACAGTGAATACACCGGCCTTCCAGCAAGTGTTTAAAACTTTATCCGGTGCAGTTCTTACAAAACGCTTTACCAACGAAGATCCTTTTGAATTTAGAAGTATCAGAGAGTACCAGCCCTATGATGCCTTAAAATCTATTAACTGGAAAGCCTCTTCTAAGACTGGTGAATTAAAAGTTAATTCTTACAACTACACCTCCTCTTTTCAGGTAAAACTACTGTTGAATATGGAAAGAGAAACTGCGTTAAGGCAGGAAGACTTGGAAGAAGAAAGCATACGTATCGCCAGTACTTTAACAGAGAGCTTTCTCGCCCAGGGTATCCCTGTTTCCTTTCAGACAAATTGCAGGAATATCAACGGAGAACTAAAGGAAGCTATACAGGCAGGTTCCGGTATCCGTCATCTGGACTCCATTAATAAAACCTTAAGCCTTCTGGACACAACACATCCCTCTCCTCCCTTTGTACCCTACCTGGAGAGAGAATACAAGGCAGAAACGAATGAATATCTTATCTTTCTTTCAACTTACCAAAAAGATGATTTTCAGGAACTCCTTTGCAATATGCAGAATAACAAAGCAGAATTCTTCTGGATTATCCCTGTTAATAAAGATATCACAGCCACTGTCAGAGAAGAATTAAAAGCCAGAACTATCGTCTGGGACAATAGTTTAAATTAA
- a CDS encoding COG1361 S-layer family protein, which produces MKKFKQIFTAILIMTMIAANLAGGVTVKAAGDGGNTTSIVFADTINDVYGVPGETIHVKVPIKAVGGYLSEPRITVVTEGKPYKVSNITLTGEGYTASNPPIGIGASKVYIEFDLAVKETAKIGISKLEVKIDVSYDSNTGTSGSFTLPPLNFVISDEIEPAQLTVDDVDYGSAIIGKKMDLTFTIKNEGKISARNAYFSIDDKSFDEAKIAPNYTKLEQKIGSAGVLKGGESYAVKLPLKVQNDATAGSKKLTVTMKYKDEDGTAYTDTSQVYITLSANEDAPVIQIVSTKYASELVAGDKFNMVISILNAGKSAARNIQVSVEGLGSDGFLPGYTGKSISANNLAVKGKTDVKIPLIVSEMAKVGLKEIPITFSYTDASGATFSTKSSVYLAVEATEGVDESGKPNVVITNVTQSPNAPNAGAKVDVTFDIENKSKINISDIKVALASAAGDAFTPLSSEPYYYIDGINAGKKARVSMSFKALDTITEGTNSLSLKYSYVAGGKTFADDTATIYILNVQNGAGSSKPKLIISNFSTGEEKLVAGSTFDFTFDIKNTHPSIDARNIKVTLNQTDNMFTVENGSNTFYISKIPAGKSVKNTLKLRVKSDAVTKSYPLDITMDYDYEGAKANPTTGQIGETAKETINLQAVENARPVVDNIVVGSWEAPVVNQPGTMTFDFYNMGKSTLNNVKATVSGDFTLSTGDMYFIGNVEAGSQQSAEMEVIPAVEGQAKGVLTVTFEDSTGQEVSITKDFEGTIQGAFVPTPDDGTNPGGVVIDAGKKAILPIWMFVIIQIVILLVGTLVTRKIRINLYKKKLRKMEEAE; this is translated from the coding sequence TTACCGTTGTAACAGAAGGAAAACCATATAAGGTAAGTAATATTACATTAACAGGAGAAGGATATACTGCAAGTAATCCTCCTATTGGTATAGGTGCTTCAAAGGTTTATATTGAGTTTGATTTAGCGGTTAAAGAAACTGCCAAAATTGGTATATCAAAATTAGAAGTAAAGATTGACGTATCATATGATAGCAATACAGGCACCAGTGGTTCATTTACACTTCCTCCCCTTAATTTTGTTATCTCTGATGAGATTGAACCAGCTCAGTTAACAGTTGATGATGTAGATTATGGAAGTGCTATAATAGGTAAAAAAATGGATCTGACCTTCACTATTAAGAATGAAGGAAAGATATCCGCTAGAAATGCTTATTTTAGTATTGATGACAAAAGTTTTGATGAAGCTAAGATTGCTCCTAATTACACAAAACTGGAGCAGAAGATTGGAAGCGCAGGAGTATTAAAGGGTGGTGAAAGCTATGCAGTAAAATTGCCGCTTAAAGTACAGAATGATGCTACAGCCGGATCAAAGAAGCTTACAGTCACCATGAAATATAAAGATGAAGATGGCACAGCCTATACGGATACCAGTCAGGTTTATATAACTTTAAGCGCGAATGAAGATGCGCCGGTTATTCAGATAGTAAGTACGAAGTATGCAAGTGAACTGGTTGCCGGGGATAAGTTTAATATGGTTATATCGATACTTAATGCCGGTAAAAGCGCTGCTAGAAATATTCAAGTAAGTGTTGAAGGATTAGGCTCGGACGGATTCTTGCCGGGTTACACCGGAAAGTCAATATCTGCCAACAATTTGGCGGTAAAGGGAAAGACAGATGTGAAAATACCGCTTATAGTGTCAGAGATGGCAAAGGTCGGTTTAAAAGAAATACCTATTACATTCTCTTATACGGATGCAAGCGGGGCCACTTTTAGCACAAAATCATCAGTATACCTTGCTGTTGAAGCAACAGAGGGAGTTGATGAAAGCGGTAAACCAAATGTTGTCATAACGAATGTAACCCAAAGCCCCAATGCACCGAATGCAGGAGCAAAAGTAGATGTAACCTTTGATATTGAGAATAAAAGTAAAATAAATATCAGTGACATAAAAGTTGCATTAGCCAGTGCTGCAGGAGATGCTTTTACTCCTTTAAGTTCTGAACCTTATTATTACATAGACGGTATAAATGCAGGTAAAAAGGCCAGAGTCAGCATGTCCTTTAAAGCACTGGACACTATAACAGAGGGAACCAATAGTCTGTCATTAAAATATTCCTATGTGGCAGGCGGAAAGACTTTTGCAGATGATACTGCTACTATCTATATTTTAAATGTGCAAAATGGTGCTGGTTCCAGCAAACCTAAACTAATTATCAGTAATTTCTCAACAGGGGAAGAAAAGCTTGTAGCCGGAAGTACTTTCGACTTTACTTTTGATATCAAAAACACTCATCCCAGTATTGATGCAAGAAATATTAAAGTAACCTTAAACCAGACAGACAATATGTTCACGGTGGAAAATGGGAGCAATACTTTTTATATCAGCAAAATACCGGCAGGAAAAAGTGTTAAAAATACATTGAAGCTAAGAGTGAAATCCGATGCTGTAACAAAATCATATCCGCTTGATATTACAATGGATTATGATTATGAAGGAGCGAAGGCAAATCCTACTACCGGACAAATCGGAGAGACCGCAAAGGAAACTATAAATCTCCAAGCAGTAGAAAATGCAAGACCGGTTGTGGATAATATAGTTGTAGGTTCTTGGGAGGCTCCTGTTGTAAACCAGCCAGGAACAATGACATTTGATTTTTATAACATGGGAAAATCCACTCTTAACAATGTAAAAGCAACGGTATCCGGTGATTTTACCTTAAGTACAGGTGATATGTACTTCATTGGTAATGTTGAAGCGGGAAGCCAGCAGTCTGCTGAGATGGAAGTAATACCTGCTGTGGAAGGCCAGGCAAAAGGTGTATTAACAGTAACTTTTGAAGATAGTACAGGGCAGGAAGTTTCGATTACAAAGGATTTTGAAGGAACTATTCAGGGGGCTTTTGTTCCGACACCCGATGACGGCACTAATCCTGGCGGTGTTGTAATAGATGCAGGCAAGAAAGCAATTCTTCCCATATGGATGTTTGTAATAATACAAATTGTTATATTGTTAGTTGGAACGCTAGTTACAAGAAAGATAAGAATTAATCTTTATAAAAAGAAATTAAGAAAAATGGAAGAGGCAGAATAA
- a CDS encoding ABC transporter permease — protein MKISDLIKIGLRNLKRRKARTTLTVMGVVIGTISIVVMISIGIGMKKNYTQQVMEYGSLTSINVSSTGGYVDDKGNYVSVKADPMNDALVEQIRALPHVKSVVPIILTNIFLYSGKYENNIQLYVIDSSYITGMDFPGLTAGSLPSPTDYRVIVFGSDSLSNFYNPNSRNYSAKQVDITKEKISVGFNPYQYQMDEKKKPLRVKVEQYGFLQKSNNFEFDYNAYMDINYFRYLYNKYVNTLKTTERKKALTAVANYTNLKVTVDNFKNVEDVQSAIDKMGYQTDSLAKLMKPMLSTANMLQIVLGAIGAISMLVSAINIANTMIMSIYERTKEIGIMKVLGCLVRDVKKLFLFEAAMIGLIGGIIGIILSYITSWAINKFGGPLFQALMSANYMYNPENSKFSIIPLWLPLIAAGLAIMVGVVSGYYPASRATKISAIEAMKTEG, from the coding sequence ATGAAGATTAGTGATTTAATCAAGATAGGTCTTCGGAACTTAAAACGGAGAAAAGCCAGGACGACTTTGACCGTCATGGGTGTAGTAATCGGTACCATATCAATTGTCGTAATGATATCGATTGGTATTGGTATGAAGAAGAACTATACCCAACAGGTTATGGAATACGGAAGTCTGACATCTATTAATGTCAGCAGCACAGGCGGGTATGTAGACGATAAAGGTAATTATGTCTCTGTAAAAGCAGATCCCATGAATGATGCGCTGGTGGAACAGATAAGAGCCTTACCCCATGTGAAATCTGTAGTTCCTATTATATTGACTAATATTTTTCTCTACAGCGGCAAATATGAGAATAATATTCAGTTATATGTAATAGACAGCAGTTATATAACCGGCATGGATTTTCCTGGCCTTACTGCAGGAAGTCTGCCTTCACCTACAGATTACAGAGTAATTGTTTTTGGAAGTGACTCCTTGAGTAATTTCTATAATCCAAATTCCAGAAACTATTCAGCGAAACAGGTTGATATAACAAAGGAAAAAATAAGCGTTGGCTTTAATCCTTATCAATATCAAATGGATGAGAAGAAAAAACCTTTGAGAGTGAAAGTCGAGCAATATGGATTTTTACAAAAATCCAATAACTTCGAGTTTGATTATAATGCCTATATGGATATCAATTACTTTAGATATCTGTATAATAAGTATGTGAATACCTTAAAGACAACAGAGAGAAAGAAAGCATTAACTGCCGTAGCAAACTATACGAATTTAAAAGTAACTGTCGATAATTTTAAAAATGTAGAGGATGTTCAATCGGCTATTGATAAAATGGGCTATCAGACGGACAGCTTGGCAAAATTAATGAAGCCTATGTTAAGCACAGCCAATATGCTGCAGATAGTACTTGGGGCAATTGGAGCCATATCTATGCTGGTATCGGCAATTAATATAGCAAATACTATGATAATGTCTATCTATGAAAGAACGAAAGAGATAGGTATTATGAAAGTACTTGGGTGTTTGGTAAGAGATGTTAAGAAACTATTCTTATTTGAAGCCGCAATGATAGGCTTAATCGGAGGTATTATAGGAATTATCTTAAGCTATATAACATCCTGGGCGATTAATAAATTTGGAGGACCCTTGTTTCAGGCACTAATGTCTGCAAACTACATGTATAATCCGGAAAATAGTAAATTTTCCATAATACCTTTGTGGCTTCCATTAATCGCTGCAGGACTTGCAATAATGGTGGGCGTAGTGTCAGGTTATTACCCTGCCAGCAGAGCAACGAAAATCAGTGCAATCGAAGCAATGAAAACAGAGGGCTAA